One stretch of Candidatus Bathyarchaeia archaeon DNA includes these proteins:
- a CDS encoding galactokinase → MIVSKTPLRLTLGGGGTDLPSYSSKYGGFVVTSALDKYIYLVVNRRFEKPIRASYSITEIVHPIDNIQHPVIRESLRLLNLTSNIELISIAEVPSKTGLGSSSCFTVGLLHALHTYKDEQMPRQALAEEACRVQMDILQEPCGYQDTFIAAFGGFVCLDIQRDGQVKVTNLKIPDEAVRELEHNLVFFYTGIERSSLSVLNDQATNVKQDGSKALDAMHIIKDIGYKVKHALETGNLNEFGKLQNEHWQVKKATSPIISNKTIDHWYEVGLKAGALGGKIMGAGGGGFLMFYCENGRTKLRKAMAKEGLREIAFGFEPDGSKISLHL, encoded by the coding sequence ATGATTGTTAGCAAGACTCCTTTACGGCTCACTTTAGGTGGAGGAGGTACAGACCTCCCCTCATACAGCTCTAAATACGGCGGCTTTGTTGTCACCTCCGCTTTAGACAAATACATTTACTTAGTAGTAAACCGCAGATTTGAAAAACCAATCCGAGCCAGCTACTCCATAACCGAAATTGTTCACCCCATCGATAACATTCAACATCCCGTGATAAGGGAATCCTTACGGCTGCTCAATCTAACAAGCAACATCGAATTAATCTCCATTGCCGAGGTCCCATCAAAAACAGGTTTAGGCTCTTCAAGCTGCTTCACCGTTGGACTACTACACGCACTGCATACATACAAAGATGAGCAGATGCCTCGTCAAGCACTCGCCGAAGAAGCCTGCCGCGTTCAAATGGACATTCTCCAAGAACCCTGCGGCTACCAAGACACATTCATCGCAGCGTTCGGCGGGTTTGTTTGTCTGGACATCCAAAGGGATGGTCAAGTAAAAGTTACCAACCTAAAAATCCCAGACGAAGCAGTTCGCGAGCTTGAACATAACCTAGTTTTCTTCTACACCGGAATTGAACGAAGCTCCTTGTCGGTTCTGAATGACCAAGCTACAAACGTAAAACAAGATGGGTCCAAAGCCCTCGATGCCATGCACATTATCAAAGACATCGGCTACAAAGTTAAACACGCATTAGAAACGGGAAACTTAAACGAGTTTGGTAAACTACAAAACGAGCACTGGCAGGTAAAGAAGGCAACTTCCCCCATAATTTCAAACAAAACAATAGACCACTGGTACGAAGTTGGACTCAAAGCGGGTGCTCTAGGCGGCAAAATCATGGGTGCAGGCGGTGGAGGGTTTCTCATGTTCTACTGTGAAAATGGACGAACAAAACTGCGCAAAGCAATGGCAAAAGAAGGTTTGCGGGAAATAGCATTCGGTTTTGAACCCGATGGATCAAAAATCTCTCTTCATCTGTAG
- a CDS encoding nucleotidyltransferase family protein — protein sequence MYAIVLAGGYAKRLWPLTLGVPKALLPVAGKPILDYIVEKLRALNPPLTHIVLSTNMLFQPQFQAWLDTKSYSSIKLVPDASSNEKQKPGAIKAIANIIKKEPKDDVLVIAGDGVFTDNLLGFLEAFNKKNGSVVALYEVANLEEAKRCATVTVDGEGKLLDFVEKPAKPTTTLVCGAVYAFKRGVNRRFSKYLALKLPTDQPGRFIEWLCRQETVYGYMLKDYLWDIGTHQAYQACNMCFSNSGAIPLIEKLSEVNPA from the coding sequence GTGTATGCGATTGTCCTTGCAGGTGGATATGCAAAACGGCTTTGGCCCCTAACCTTAGGTGTGCCTAAAGCTTTGCTGCCTGTTGCTGGTAAACCTATACTGGACTACATCGTCGAGAAACTGCGCGCCCTCAATCCTCCCCTAACACACATTGTTCTGTCCACAAACATGCTTTTCCAACCCCAATTCCAAGCATGGCTCGACACGAAATCCTACAGCAGCATCAAGCTTGTTCCGGACGCCTCATCAAACGAGAAACAAAAACCAGGTGCAATAAAAGCCATTGCCAATATCATAAAAAAAGAGCCTAAAGACGACGTGCTGGTCATTGCTGGCGACGGCGTGTTTACTGACAATCTATTGGGCTTTCTGGAAGCGTTCAACAAGAAAAACGGCTCGGTTGTTGCTCTGTATGAAGTAGCAAATCTGGAGGAAGCTAAACGTTGTGCAACAGTAACCGTGGATGGAGAAGGAAAACTTTTGGATTTTGTTGAAAAACCTGCAAAGCCCACGACCACGCTGGTTTGCGGAGCGGTTTATGCGTTCAAAAGAGGAGTAAACCGACGGTTTAGCAAGTATTTGGCGTTAAAGTTGCCTACTGACCAACCGGGCAGGTTTATTGAATGGCTTTGTAGGCAGGAAACCGTTTACGGTTACATGCTTAAAGACTACTTGTGGGATATTGGGACTCACCAAGCCTATCAGGCATGTAATATGTGTTTTAGCAACTCTGGAGCAATACCGCTTATTGAAAAACTGTCAGAGGTAAACCCTGCATGA
- a CDS encoding Gfo/Idh/MocA family protein translates to MNVGIIGCGLQGWRRAKAVRENGDKIIAVADSDPTKSKTLAFEFNCFVATRWEDIVANPEVEIVIVCSPNHLHAPMSITALENGKHVLCEKPLARNQKEAQSMLDASTKTGVILKCGFNLRHHPAIVQVKEWFDQGALGELSFLRCRYGTCGRLSYEKDWRGNSNLAGGGELLDQGIHVLDLFRWFGGIFSEVTGFIATNYWAVAPLEDNAFALLRTPNGQIAALHVSWTQWRNLFSFEVFGKDGYALAEGLGGSYGPEKAILGKRSFTKPFTEEIIDFRGEDPSWREEWRELVNAIKENREPLGSGLDGLEALKLVEAIYKSNRKTEATAFHA, encoded by the coding sequence ATGAACGTTGGCATTATAGGTTGTGGCCTTCAAGGCTGGCGTAGGGCAAAAGCTGTACGGGAAAATGGCGACAAAATCATTGCAGTTGCAGACAGCGACCCGACAAAATCGAAAACTTTGGCTTTTGAATTTAATTGCTTTGTTGCAACTCGCTGGGAAGACATAGTAGCTAATCCTGAAGTGGAAATCGTTATAGTCTGTTCCCCAAATCATCTGCATGCCCCCATGAGCATCACCGCTTTAGAAAACGGAAAACACGTTCTGTGCGAGAAACCTTTAGCACGAAACCAAAAAGAAGCGCAGTCAATGTTGGACGCCTCCACAAAAACTGGCGTCATCCTTAAGTGTGGATTTAACCTCCGCCATCACCCTGCTATTGTCCAAGTTAAAGAGTGGTTTGACCAAGGTGCCCTTGGCGAATTATCTTTTTTACGTTGCAGATATGGAACATGCGGACGGTTGAGCTACGAAAAGGACTGGCGAGGTAATTCCAACTTGGCTGGCGGAGGAGAACTCTTGGATCAGGGAATTCATGTTCTGGACTTATTCCGCTGGTTTGGCGGTATTTTCAGTGAAGTTACAGGGTTTATAGCCACAAACTATTGGGCGGTCGCCCCACTGGAAGATAACGCATTCGCGCTTCTACGTACCCCTAACGGTCAAATTGCCGCCTTACATGTCAGTTGGACGCAATGGCGAAATCTTTTCTCTTTTGAAGTTTTTGGAAAAGATGGTTATGCTCTAGCAGAAGGTCTTGGAGGGAGTTACGGTCCTGAGAAAGCAATTCTGGGTAAACGGTCCTTTACCAAGCCTTTTACCGAAGAAATTATTGATTTTCGAGGGGAAGACCCTTCCTGGAGAGAAGAATGGCGGGAACTCGTAAACGCAATAAAAGAGAATCGCGAACCTCTCGGAAGTGGCCTGGATGGTCTAGAAGCCTTGAAACTGGTTGAGGCAATCTACAAATCCAATCGAAAAACAGAGGCAACAGCATTTCATGCATGA
- a CDS encoding PQQ-binding-like beta-propeller repeat protein, whose amino-acid sequence MKPLTKRTALVIPTLLALTLVFPIVAFPIVNAHTPAWQIPTYAYLTVAPNPIGVGQTTAVIYWLDVPPPTAGGSGGDRWRDITIDVVKPDGTTTTLGPFVSDPVGSGGTIFNPDQTGEYTFTVNFPGQTLSLYGPTGEIGTASDYVNDTYLASSATAKLTVQQTEVPGPASYPLPTGYWTRPIEGQNTAWAALASNWLGSPQIMLRVQPNGAAPETSHIMWNEPLMFGGIVGGSYEVSAENSYYPGPQYESKFANPIIINGYVYYSIPLSDQVNGAGVACVDIRTGEQMWVREDITRVTCGQLYDYESPNQHGIIANGYLWVTSGTTWSAYDPLTNLWLFDLTNVPSGTQVYGPNGEILIYQLNYAKRWLALWNNTAAPDELGGTSGTNFWQWRPVGKTINASTAYTWNVTIPDLPGSGSPAILSVIPDNMVIGKSTTLQGAGSTSSGLFGTADPYTLWAISLKPETRGQLLWLKDYPAPEGNYTVLVGPVDPDTGILTIEYRETMQWFGYDINTGKKVWGPTDPENAWNYYSGTSGALTSNTIAYGHLYTCGYGGVLYCYDTATGNLLWTYGNGGEGNSTNSGLNTVYGNYPLLIGAVADGKIYLFTSEHSPNTPLYEGALVRCVDANDGSEVWTLDGWGHTNTMAVADGYLIFYNLYDSQIYSVGKGPSATTVSAPQTVVPLGTCVMITGTVTDQSEGAKGTPAISDACMSDWMAYLYMQKPKPDAAGVEVYLTALDSNGNTQEIGTACSDSNGNYGLMWTPPIEGQYKIIATFEGTNAYGGSDATTYMGVGPAAAPSVVTPTPGATATPIQTATPTTTAPTSPSPSVAPPPTQNPATETYLTCVVVAVIVLAVVAVALVIRRRK is encoded by the coding sequence ATGAAACCTTTAACGAAAAGAACAGCGTTAGTTATACCTACGCTTCTGGCTTTGACACTCGTTTTCCCTATCGTTGCTTTTCCCATCGTCAACGCACATACACCTGCATGGCAAATCCCAACCTACGCCTACCTCACAGTGGCCCCTAACCCAATTGGGGTAGGTCAAACAACTGCAGTCATTTACTGGCTCGACGTACCTCCACCAACCGCAGGTGGCAGTGGAGGAGACCGATGGCGCGACATAACAATCGACGTAGTCAAACCAGACGGAACAACCACAACTCTAGGTCCATTCGTTTCTGACCCTGTTGGAAGCGGAGGAACCATATTCAACCCCGACCAAACTGGAGAATACACATTCACTGTGAACTTCCCCGGACAAACGCTTTCTCTGTATGGTCCCACAGGTGAAATTGGCACAGCAAGCGACTATGTTAACGACACCTACCTTGCAAGCAGCGCAACTGCAAAACTCACAGTGCAGCAAACTGAAGTTCCTGGACCCGCAAGTTATCCATTGCCGACTGGCTACTGGACACGCCCAATTGAAGGTCAAAACACCGCTTGGGCAGCCCTTGCCTCAAACTGGCTTGGCAGCCCACAAATCATGTTGCGTGTTCAACCCAACGGAGCAGCCCCCGAAACTAGCCACATAATGTGGAATGAACCCTTGATGTTCGGAGGCATCGTCGGCGGTAGCTACGAGGTGTCCGCTGAAAACAGTTACTACCCCGGACCACAATACGAGTCAAAATTCGCTAACCCCATAATCATCAACGGCTACGTTTACTACTCCATTCCCCTTAGTGACCAAGTAAACGGCGCCGGAGTTGCTTGTGTTGACATACGCACTGGCGAACAAATGTGGGTACGTGAAGACATCACTCGCGTTACTTGTGGTCAACTATACGACTATGAATCTCCTAACCAACACGGCATCATCGCAAACGGGTACCTGTGGGTAACTTCGGGAACCACCTGGTCCGCATACGACCCCTTAACTAACCTTTGGCTATTTGACCTCACAAATGTTCCTTCAGGCACACAAGTTTATGGTCCCAACGGCGAAATTCTAATTTACCAACTAAACTACGCCAAACGATGGCTTGCCCTGTGGAACAACACCGCTGCACCTGATGAATTAGGAGGCACAAGCGGAACCAACTTCTGGCAATGGCGACCAGTCGGCAAAACCATCAACGCTAGCACCGCTTACACTTGGAACGTCACCATACCCGACCTGCCTGGTTCAGGTTCACCAGCTATACTAAGCGTTATCCCTGACAACATGGTTATCGGTAAAAGCACAACCCTACAAGGCGCAGGCTCAACCTCCAGCGGACTTTTCGGCACAGCAGACCCCTACACCCTCTGGGCAATCAGCCTTAAGCCTGAAACTCGCGGTCAACTGCTCTGGCTCAAAGACTACCCCGCCCCAGAAGGTAACTACACCGTTCTGGTCGGACCGGTAGACCCAGACACAGGCATCTTAACCATTGAATACCGTGAAACTATGCAGTGGTTCGGCTACGACATAAATACGGGCAAAAAAGTTTGGGGCCCAACTGACCCTGAAAACGCGTGGAACTACTACAGCGGAACCAGTGGCGCCTTAACCTCAAACACCATCGCCTACGGTCACCTCTACACCTGTGGCTACGGTGGCGTACTTTACTGCTATGACACCGCAACAGGTAATCTGCTCTGGACCTACGGTAACGGCGGCGAAGGCAACAGCACAAACAGTGGCCTCAATACAGTATACGGCAACTATCCTCTGCTTATCGGTGCAGTTGCTGACGGCAAAATCTACCTCTTCACCAGCGAACACTCCCCCAACACACCCCTCTACGAAGGCGCGCTGGTACGCTGCGTTGACGCAAATGATGGCTCCGAAGTCTGGACACTGGACGGCTGGGGACATACAAACACGATGGCAGTTGCAGATGGATACCTAATTTTCTACAACCTATATGACAGTCAAATCTACTCCGTTGGCAAAGGACCTAGCGCCACAACCGTCTCTGCACCCCAAACCGTTGTACCCTTAGGCACATGCGTCATGATCACAGGCACAGTCACCGACCAATCCGAAGGAGCAAAAGGTACCCCCGCAATCTCTGATGCATGCATGAGCGATTGGATGGCATACCTCTACATGCAGAAGCCAAAACCCGACGCGGCTGGAGTAGAAGTCTACCTAACAGCCCTTGACTCAAACGGCAACACCCAAGAAATCGGCACTGCATGCAGTGACTCAAACGGCAACTACGGCTTAATGTGGACGCCCCCAATCGAAGGACAATACAAAATAATTGCCACATTCGAAGGAACCAACGCCTACGGAGGCTCAGACGCAACCACCTACATGGGCGTCGGACCTGCTGCAGCTCCCTCGGTTGTTACACCAACACCCGGCGCTACTGCCACACCAATTCAGACTGCAACACCCACAACAACCGCACCAACTTCCCCATCACCCTCCGTTGCTCCTCCACCAACCCAAAACCCAGCAACTGAAACCTATCTGACCTGCGTCGTTGTAGCGGTAATAGTCCTTGCAGTCGTCGCAGTGGCTTTGGTTATCCGCAGACGAAAATAA
- a CDS encoding SIS domain-containing protein, with translation MDTPFFIKEYLQELQTVVQTVSQDDIQQAVKLLFDAWQGDKQVFVAGNGGSASSATHLTCDLAKFTAVEGKKRFRTVCLNDNIPLVSALTNDLGWDNVYVEQLKNLMNKGDVLIVLSVHGGSGSDQAGIWSQNLLKAAKFVQSNGGKVLGLAGFDGGALKQVADACIVVPVNSTPQVEGFHVVLSHLLCAGLRQSITESG, from the coding sequence ATGGATACCCCTTTCTTCATTAAAGAATACCTGCAAGAGCTCCAAACCGTAGTCCAAACCGTTTCCCAAGATGATATCCAACAAGCTGTGAAGCTGCTTTTTGATGCTTGGCAGGGCGACAAACAGGTCTTCGTGGCTGGTAACGGAGGTTCAGCTTCTTCAGCTACTCACCTCACTTGCGACTTAGCAAAGTTCACTGCGGTTGAAGGCAAAAAACGTTTTCGAACAGTTTGCCTAAACGATAACATCCCGCTGGTTTCCGCCCTCACCAACGATTTAGGCTGGGACAACGTATATGTCGAGCAGCTGAAGAACTTGATGAACAAAGGCGACGTTTTAATCGTCCTAAGTGTTCACGGGGGTTCTGGCTCGGACCAGGCAGGAATATGGTCACAGAACTTGCTGAAGGCAGCAAAATTTGTCCAGAGTAACGGCGGTAAAGTGCTTGGTTTAGCAGGTTTTGATGGTGGCGCGCTGAAACAAGTAGCTGACGCCTGCATTGTGGTGCCCGTGAATTCCACTCCTCAAGTTGAAGGTTTCCATGTTGTGCTGTCGCATTTGCTGTGTGCTGGTCTTCGTCAATCCATAACAGAAAGTGGATAA
- a CDS encoding transaldolase family protein — MEIFLDTANIDEIKELLRWGVISGVTTNQKIFSNEKGINFETRVKEILSTIDAPVSIEVTKTGESDEVLIAEAKEYSSWNPKNIAIKIPMFGNGRGLVLANKLHKEKIKTNITCLITANQVLLSAFTGATYASIFFCRVRDAGGDPVKVIQDSKLLLEESNLPTKIIAGSIRKPEDVVQAAAAGAHIVTITPKVLRQMPFHQKTEDTIKEFDQAWLEFKTTQTATSNS; from the coding sequence ATGGAAATATTCCTTGATACCGCAAACATAGACGAAATAAAAGAGCTTCTGCGGTGGGGCGTTATAAGCGGCGTCACCACAAACCAAAAAATCTTCTCCAACGAAAAAGGAATAAACTTCGAAACCCGCGTCAAAGAAATCCTCTCAACAATCGATGCCCCCGTCAGCATCGAAGTAACCAAAACAGGCGAAAGCGACGAGGTCTTAATTGCCGAAGCAAAAGAATACTCAAGTTGGAACCCAAAAAACATAGCCATAAAAATCCCGATGTTTGGCAACGGCAGAGGACTTGTTCTCGCCAACAAATTACACAAGGAAAAAATCAAAACCAACATCACCTGCCTTATTACCGCAAACCAAGTTCTGCTATCAGCGTTTACGGGAGCAACATATGCAAGCATCTTTTTCTGCAGAGTCCGCGACGCAGGTGGCGACCCCGTTAAAGTCATCCAAGACTCCAAACTCCTACTTGAAGAAAGCAACTTGCCAACCAAAATCATCGCTGGGAGCATACGCAAACCGGAAGATGTAGTTCAAGCAGCTGCAGCAGGCGCCCACATAGTTACAATCACCCCCAAAGTTTTACGGCAGATGCCGTTTCACCAGAAGACCGAGGACACTATCAAAGAGTTCGACCAAGCCTGGCTGGAATTCAAAACAACCCAAACAGCCACAAGTAACTCGTGA
- a CDS encoding SDR family NAD(P)-dependent oxidoreductase, which yields MSAQPPKLKDKTALITGAGRGIGKAIALTFAHEGANVVVVSRTVSEVEKTASQIRALGGNALSLQVDISKKTDVDKMVHSTLTEFGTIEILVNNAGVIGPIGPLAENPVDSWIDTINVNLIGTVLCCKSVLPEMIKRNKGKIINLSGGGATGPRPNFSAYAVSKSAIVGFTGTLAQELTPFNIQVNAIAPGAIFTYLHEQVLNAGPRAGNNELAVSNGAKQETARSLESAAGLAVFLASDESDGLSGRLISAVWDNWSAMTKEKIHVIMSGELYTLRRIDDVLFGSKKAVA from the coding sequence TTGAGCGCCCAACCACCAAAATTGAAAGACAAAACCGCACTTATTACAGGTGCTGGGCGGGGCATCGGTAAAGCTATTGCTCTGACTTTTGCCCATGAGGGCGCAAACGTTGTTGTCGTCTCCAGAACAGTTTCAGAAGTTGAGAAAACCGCTAGTCAAATACGCGCTTTAGGTGGAAATGCCTTAAGTCTTCAGGTTGATATTTCCAAAAAAACCGACGTAGACAAAATGGTGCATTCAACTCTTACCGAGTTTGGAACGATTGAAATTCTAGTTAACAATGCTGGCGTAATCGGTCCTATTGGTCCATTGGCTGAAAACCCTGTTGATTCATGGATAGATACGATAAACGTGAACTTAATTGGGACGGTTTTATGTTGTAAATCTGTTTTGCCGGAAATGATAAAGCGAAACAAAGGCAAAATTATTAACCTGTCTGGAGGTGGCGCTACTGGACCCAGACCCAATTTCTCCGCATACGCCGTCTCTAAAAGCGCCATAGTGGGCTTTACTGGCACTTTGGCACAGGAACTGACGCCATTCAATATTCAAGTAAACGCCATCGCTCCAGGTGCCATCTTTACTTATTTGCATGAGCAGGTATTGAATGCAGGTCCACGAGCAGGCAACAACGAGTTAGCCGTCTCAAACGGTGCCAAACAAGAAACTGCCCGTTCTTTAGAGTCAGCCGCAGGATTAGCTGTGTTTTTGGCATCCGACGAGTCAGACGGGCTTTCAGGGCGTCTAATAAGCGCGGTTTGGGATAATTGGTCGGCAATGACAAAGGAGAAAATCCATGTGATAATGTCTGGAGAACTGTATACCTTGCGGCGAATTGATGACGTTTTATTTGGTTCAAAAAAAGCCGTTGCTTAA
- a CDS encoding D-glycero-alpha-D-manno-heptose-1,7-bisphosphate 7-phosphatase, which yields MTNAIFLDRDGVINKIVYFPEHGILDSPLNPSQFKLMRGAAKAISIFNRLRLKVIVISNQPAIAKGKLTEAGFEKIQLKMKALLEEKGAHVDGEYYCFHHPKARKKEYRVNCDCRKPKPGLLLKAAKDHCLDLSKCFMVGDGVTDIKAARAVGCKPILLGDLKCDLCRFMKYLDVKPDYIASSLLEASKLIEKEVNESWKYSLIPQT from the coding sequence ATGACCAACGCCATATTCTTAGACCGCGACGGAGTAATAAACAAAATCGTATACTTTCCCGAACACGGCATCTTGGATTCTCCCCTTAATCCCTCACAATTCAAGCTTATGCGGGGCGCAGCAAAAGCAATTTCCATCTTCAACCGCTTGAGGCTAAAAGTCATAGTGATTTCAAACCAACCTGCCATCGCAAAAGGCAAACTAACCGAGGCAGGCTTCGAAAAAATCCAACTGAAAATGAAGGCATTGCTTGAAGAAAAAGGCGCTCACGTAGACGGCGAATACTACTGCTTCCACCACCCCAAAGCCAGAAAAAAAGAGTACCGAGTCAACTGTGATTGCAGAAAACCTAAACCTGGGTTACTTCTAAAAGCTGCCAAGGATCACTGCTTGGATTTATCAAAATGTTTCATGGTGGGCGATGGCGTAACCGACATAAAAGCTGCACGGGCAGTTGGATGTAAACCTATATTGTTGGGCGATTTGAAATGCGATTTGTGCCGGTTCATGAAGTATCTAGATGTAAAGCCCGACTATATTGCCTCAAGCCTTCTGGAAGCGTCCAAACTAATTGAAAAAGAAGTGAATGAATCATGGAAATATTCCTTGATACCGCAAACATAG
- a CDS encoding Gfo/Idh/MocA family protein, whose translation MHESFTVGFQEATNISVAIIGLGHWGFKWIKIFDESKACVKACCDMNEDILKKVRIQSPKVTPYLQYEEMLRGDCVDAVYVATPPSTHYKIARECLLAKKHVFVEKPLTTSFVQGLELVKLAKDVNRVLMVGNTYIYNKAIQELKRLINLGEIGPLRYIHSWMTNSIDMWTGKTISNYADVLWDLGPHQISIVNYLMAAEPKAVSATCTRSILNGNASELHDCVILNLHFADNIVATIYLNWLDYTKNRRVFVAGQRGILNCDDISNHHQTKIVVGKFPQSKFDSTTNAFSAYDIDLSNTLKNECEHFLSCVASNSTPITDGEDGVSVVRVLETAQKSIANYGSLEPLI comes from the coding sequence ATGCATGAATCTTTTACGGTTGGTTTTCAAGAAGCAACTAACATTAGTGTTGCAATAATAGGTTTAGGCCATTGGGGCTTTAAGTGGATAAAAATCTTTGATGAATCTAAAGCATGCGTTAAGGCATGTTGCGATATGAATGAGGATATCCTAAAAAAAGTTCGAATCCAAAGCCCCAAAGTAACCCCCTATCTTCAATATGAGGAAATGCTTAGGGGCGATTGCGTTGACGCCGTTTATGTTGCAACTCCTCCTTCTACTCATTACAAAATTGCACGAGAGTGCCTTTTGGCGAAGAAACATGTTTTTGTCGAAAAACCTTTGACAACCAGTTTTGTTCAAGGTTTAGAACTTGTTAAACTTGCCAAAGATGTGAACCGCGTTCTCATGGTGGGAAACACGTACATCTACAATAAAGCAATCCAAGAACTCAAACGTTTAATCAATTTGGGCGAAATCGGCCCCTTACGGTACATCCATTCCTGGATGACAAACTCAATTGATATGTGGACAGGAAAAACCATAAGCAACTACGCTGATGTTTTGTGGGACCTAGGTCCTCATCAGATTTCAATCGTAAATTACCTCATGGCTGCTGAGCCAAAGGCTGTCTCGGCAACCTGCACCCGTTCTATACTAAACGGAAACGCTTCAGAACTACACGATTGTGTTATCCTAAACTTACATTTTGCAGATAACATCGTAGCCACCATCTACCTTAATTGGCTTGACTATACTAAAAATCGGCGCGTTTTTGTAGCTGGGCAACGGGGGATTCTAAACTGTGACGACATTTCAAACCATCATCAAACGAAAATAGTTGTCGGAAAATTCCCGCAATCAAAATTTGATTCAACGACAAATGCCTTCTCAGCATATGATATCGATTTAAGCAACACTCTGAAAAACGAATGTGAGCATTTTCTGTCTTGTGTGGCTTCAAATTCTACTCCAATCACTGATGGTGAAGATGGGGTATCTGTTGTTAGAGTTCTTGAAACGGCTCAAAAATCAATTGCTAATTATGGCTCACTTGAACCGCTCATTTGA
- a CDS encoding NAD-dependent epimerase/dehydratase family protein, with protein MKAIVTGGAGFIGSHLVDRLIDDGYAVTVIDNMTCGTMENLKQHKDNPKLKVYTVDIQNAQELTRIFAGHDVVFHLAAHANIRNSLANHRADLENNLVGTINILEAMVHNKISDLVFASTSAIYGAATVQPTPEDYMPTQTSLYGASKLACEAYAEAFTEFAPIKFWAYRFANIIGERCRRGVVWDFVHKLQRNPASIEILGDGNQSKEYLHVDDCVNGMMTGYQQSTEEVNLFNLAIEENTAVDEVADIVIKEMSLVHVKRYYTGGARGWIGDNPVVHLSINKIKSLGWVPEISAKEALSITAKWTIAELNHV; from the coding sequence ATGAAAGCAATTGTCACGGGCGGGGCAGGCTTTATTGGAAGTCACCTCGTCGACCGACTAATTGACGACGGATACGCAGTCACGGTAATCGACAACATGACCTGCGGAACCATGGAAAACCTGAAACAGCACAAAGATAACCCCAAACTCAAAGTTTACACCGTGGATATTCAAAACGCCCAAGAACTTACCAGAATTTTCGCTGGGCATGATGTTGTTTTTCATCTAGCTGCACATGCAAACATAAGAAACAGCCTCGCCAACCACAGAGCAGACCTCGAAAACAACCTGGTCGGAACCATAAACATTTTAGAAGCGATGGTTCACAACAAAATATCTGACCTTGTTTTTGCTTCAACTTCAGCAATATACGGAGCAGCAACAGTGCAGCCTACGCCTGAAGATTATATGCCAACTCAAACCTCTCTGTATGGGGCATCAAAACTCGCCTGCGAAGCATACGCCGAAGCATTCACAGAGTTTGCTCCAATCAAGTTTTGGGCTTACCGGTTCGCAAACATAATTGGCGAACGTTGCCGCAGAGGTGTAGTGTGGGACTTCGTTCATAAACTGCAGCGGAATCCCGCTTCCATTGAAATTCTTGGGGATGGAAACCAAAGCAAAGAATACTTGCACGTTGACGACTGTGTCAATGGAATGATGACGGGTTATCAGCAATCCACCGAGGAAGTTAACTTGTTCAATTTGGCAATTGAAGAAAACACCGCCGTTGACGAAGTTGCCGACATTGTGATCAAAGAAATGTCGCTTGTGCATGTGAAGCGCTATTACACGGGTGGGGCAAGAGGATGGATAGGTGATAATCCCGTAGTGCATCTCTCCATAAACAAAATCAAGTCGTTAGGTTGGGTTCCCGAGATTTCTGCAAAAGAAGCCCTTTCTATAACCGCTAAATGGACAATTGCTGAACTAAATCACGTTTAA